The following are from one region of the Nicotiana tomentosiformis chromosome 7, ASM39032v3, whole genome shotgun sequence genome:
- the LOC138895925 gene encoding uncharacterized protein: MVDFDVILGMDWLSSCYANVDRKVKMVQFNFPKGSVIEWKGFSASPKGRFISYLKMRKMIDKGCLYHIVQVRDINKGTTTLESVPVVNEFPDIFPDELPSLPPRRRIDFFIDIVLGTQPISIPPYMMTPAELKNVRSS; encoded by the coding sequence atggtagactttgatgttatacttggtatggattggttgtcttcttGCTATGCTAATGTTGACCGTAAAGTGAAGATGGTCCAATTCAATTTTCCAAAAGGGTCAGTTATAGAATGGAAAGGTTTTTCTGCATCGCCAAAAGGTAGATTTATTTCGTATCTTAAGATGAGGAAGATGATCGACAAGGGATGCTTATATCATATAGTTCAGGTTCGAGACATAAATAAGGGAACTACGACTCTTGAATCAGTTCCAGTAGTAAATGAGTTCCCCGACAtatttccagatgagcttccaagtCTTCCTCCAAGGCGTAGAATTGACTTTTTCATCGATATAGTGTTGGGTACGcaaccaatatctattcctccttacatGATGACACCAGCAGAATTAAAGAACGTAAGGAGCAGTTGA
- the LOC104097044 gene encoding trans-cinnamate 4-monooxygenase C4H1, with the protein MDLLLLEKTLIGLFFAIIVAIVVSKLRSKNFKLPPGPIPVPVFGNWLQVGDDLNHRNLTEYAKKFGDMFLLRMGQRNLVVVSSPELAKEVLHTQGVEFGSRTRNVVFDIFTGKGQDMVFTVYGEHWRKMRRIMTVPFFTNKVVQQYRRGWEDEVAHVVEDVKKNPESATNGIVLRKRLQLMMYNNMYRIMFDRRFESEDDPLFNKLKALNGERSRLAQSFEYNYGDFIPILRPFLRGYLNICKEIKQRRLQLFKDYFVDERKKLANTTKSMDNNSLKCAIDHILEAEQKGEINEDNVLYIVENINVAAIETTLWSIEWGIAELVNHPEIQKKLRDEIDSVLGVGVQITEPELNKLPYLQAVIKETLRLRMAIPLLVPHMNLHDAKLAGYDIPAESKILVNAWWLANNPATWKKPEEFRPERFFEEEKHVEANGNDFRYLPFGVGRRSCPGIILALPILGITLGRLVQNFELLPPPGQSKLDTTEKGGQFSLHILKHSTIVMKPRSF; encoded by the exons ATGGATCTTCTCCTTCTAGAGAAGACCCTTATAGGGTTATTCTTTGCTATCATTGTAGCTATAGTTGTTTCTAAGCTACGTAGCAAGAATTTTAAGTTGCCCCCAGGTCCGATTCCTGTGCCAGTTTTTGGCAATTGGCTTCAAGTTGGTGATGACTTGAATCACAGAAACCTCACTGAATATGCCAAGAAATTTGGTGACATGTTCTTGCTAAGAATGGGACAGAGGAATCTTGTGGTGGTGTCATCCCCTGAACTAGCCAAAGAAGTTTTGCATACACAAGGGGTTGAATTTGGATCAAGAACAAGGAATGTGGTTTTTGATATTTTCACTGGAAAAGGCCAAGATATGGTTTTTACAGTATATGGTGAACACTGGAGGAAAATGAGGAGGATTATGACTGTTCCATTTTTTACAAACAAAGTGGTGCAGCAGTATAGGCGTGGGTGGGAAGATGAAGTGGCACATGTTGTTGAGGATGTGAAGAAAAATCCAGAGTCAGCAACTAATGGGATTGTGTTGAGGAAAAGGTTGCAGCTTATGATGTACAATAACATGTACAGGATTATGTTTGATAGGAGGTTTGAGAGTGAGGATGATCCTTTGTTTAACAAGCTTAAGGCTTTGAATGGGGAGAGGAGTAGATTGGCTCAGAGTTTTGAGTACAATTATGGTGATTTTATCCCTATATTGAGACCTTTCTTGAGAGGTTACTTGAACATCTGTAAGGAAATTAAGCAGAGGAGGTTGCAGCTTTTCAAAGATTACTTTGTTGATGAAAGAAA gAAACTTGCAAACACGACGAAGAGCATGGACAATAATTCGCTAAAGTGTGCCATTGATCACATTCTTGAGGCTGAACAGAAGGGAGAGATCAATGAGGATAATGTCCTTTACATTGTTGAGAACATCAATGTTGCTG CAATAGAAACTACACTGTGGTCAATCGAGTGGGGTATTGCTGAACTAGTGAACCACCctgaaatccagaagaaactcCGTGACGAGATTGACAGTGTTCTTGGAGTAGGAGTGCAAATCACTGAGCCAGAACTCAACAAGCTTCCTTACCTTCAGGCTGTAATCAAGGAGACCCTTCGTCTCCGTATGGCAATCCCTCTTTTAGTCCCACACATGAACCTTCACGATGCGAAGCTTGCTGGATATGACATTCCCGCGGAGAGCAAGATCCTGGTAAACGCTTGGTGGCTGGCTAACAACCCTGCTACCTGGAAGAAGCCCGAAGAGTTTAGGCCAGAGAGGTTCTTTGAAGAGGAGAAGCACGTTGAGGCTAATGGCAATGACTTCAGATATCTTCCATTTGGTGTTGGTAGGAGGAGCTGCCCTGGAATTATCCTTGCACTGCCAATTCTTGGCATTACCTTGGGACGCTTGGTGCAGAACTTTGAGTTGTTGCCTCCTCCAGGACAGTCAAAGCTTGACACAACAGAGAAAGGCGGGCAATTCAGTCTGCACATTTTGAAGCATTCCACCATTGTGATGAAACCAAGATCTTTTTAA